The Acidobacteriota bacterium genome includes a region encoding these proteins:
- a CDS encoding class II aldolase/adducin family protein, translated as MESQAAQVETQTDKFMKAPETRLNIPQPPSFANTEEARLYCKQRLAAAFRLFSKFGFDEGVAGHITARDPERKDHFWVNPFGVDFSQIRVSDLVLVNHKGEVVEGGYPVNAAAFAIHSQVHAARPDVAAAAHAHSMYGKAWSALGRHLDPLTQDACAFYEDHGIFNDYTGVVLDLEEGQRIGQALGDHKAVILRNHGLLTVGQSVDEAAWWFITMERSCQAQLLAQAAGEPILIEHEQAKKTHGQVGSQLAGWFQFQPLYGRIVREQPDLLD; from the coding sequence ATGGAATCCCAAGCTGCCCAAGTCGAAACACAAACTGACAAATTTATGAAAGCGCCGGAAACCCGGCTGAACATCCCGCAACCGCCCAGCTTCGCCAATACCGAAGAGGCGCGTTTGTATTGCAAGCAACGGCTGGCCGCCGCCTTTCGTCTCTTCTCCAAATTCGGCTTTGACGAAGGCGTCGCCGGGCACATCACCGCCCGCGACCCTGAACGTAAAGATCATTTCTGGGTCAATCCCTTTGGCGTAGATTTCAGCCAAATTCGTGTTTCAGACTTGGTCCTCGTTAATCACAAAGGCGAAGTCGTCGAAGGCGGCTATCCGGTCAACGCCGCCGCGTTCGCCATTCATTCGCAAGTGCACGCCGCGCGTCCCGATGTCGCCGCTGCCGCCCACGCGCATTCGATGTATGGCAAAGCCTGGTCGGCACTGGGCCGTCACCTCGACCCGCTGACGCAGGACGCCTGCGCCTTTTACGAAGACCACGGCATCTTCAACGATTACACGGGTGTCGTGCTTGATCTCGAAGAAGGGCAGCGCATCGGCCAGGCGCTCGGCGATCACAAAGCCGTCATCCTGCGCAATCACGGCCTGCTGACGGTCGGCCAATCCGTAGACGAAGCCGCCTGGTGGTTCATCACGATGGAGCGCAGTTGCCAGGCGCAACTATTGGCCCAAGCCGCTGGCGAGCCAATCCTGATTGAGCACGAACAGGCCAAGAAGACGCATGGTCAGGTTGGGAGCCAATTGGCGGGCTGGTTCCAGTTTCAGCCGTTGTATGGGCGGATTGTGCGTGAGCAGCCGGATTTGTTGGACTAA
- a CDS encoding TIGR00730 family Rossman fold protein, producing MPETAPETLPETVTETPLIRKYGDRYLLEGPKSRSSELWMILRILSEFIRGFRVLHFVGPCVTVFGSARFKEEHRYYQLARAVGGALVQQGFTVMTGGGPGVMEAANRGAKEADGTSIGCNIILPFEQQPNPYLDQMLEFRYFFVRKLMLVKYSYAFVVLPGGVGTMDELFEALTLIQTKKIRDFPVVLMGKDYYAPMLEFMARMLAEKTISPPDLNLFLVTDSIDEAMAHIEKHAVEKFGLLRRKAPSASPLLGERATGKLKLPQAS from the coding sequence ATGCCAGAAACTGCACCAGAAACTCTGCCTGAAACTGTGACTGAAACTCCGCTGATTCGTAAATACGGTGATCGCTATTTACTCGAAGGCCCGAAATCGCGTTCTTCGGAACTCTGGATGATATTGCGCATCTTGAGCGAATTCATTCGTGGGTTTCGCGTGCTGCATTTCGTCGGCCCCTGTGTCACGGTTTTCGGTTCGGCGCGCTTCAAAGAAGAGCACCGTTACTATCAATTGGCGCGCGCGGTCGGTGGCGCGCTGGTGCAGCAAGGCTTCACCGTGATGACGGGCGGCGGGCCGGGGGTGATGGAAGCGGCCAACCGGGGCGCGAAAGAAGCCGATGGTACCTCAATCGGTTGCAACATCATCTTGCCGTTTGAACAACAGCCCAACCCGTACCTGGATCAGATGCTGGAGTTTCGCTATTTTTTCGTGCGCAAGTTGATGCTCGTTAAATACTCTTACGCCTTTGTCGTACTACCCGGCGGTGTCGGCACGATGGACGAGTTGTTTGAGGCGCTGACATTGATCCAGACCAAAAAGATTCGTGATTTCCCGGTCGTGCTGATGGGCAAAGATTACTACGCCCCGATGCTCGAATTTATGGCCAGGATGCTGGCCGAAAAAACGATCAGCCCGCCGGACCTGAATCTGTTTCTGGTCACCGATTCGATTGACGAAGCGATGGCCCACATCGAAAAACACGCCGTCGAAAAGTTTGGCCTGCTGCGCCGCAAAGCGCCCTCCGCTTCGCCGTTGTTGGGCGAACGTGCGACGGGCAAGCTCAAATTGCCGCAGGCCAGTTAG